Proteins co-encoded in one Oxyura jamaicensis isolate SHBP4307 breed ruddy duck chromosome 7, BPBGC_Ojam_1.0, whole genome shotgun sequence genomic window:
- the LOC118169733 gene encoding cytochrome P450 20A1 — translation MLDFAIFAVTFLLVLVGAVLYLYPASRQASGIPGLAPTDEKDGNLPDIVASRSLHEFLVNLHEKYGPVVSFWFGRRLVVSIGSIDLLKQHINPNRISNPFEAILKSFLRYQPSLNGDTGESHLRRKLYENAVTKSLQSNLALIQKLSEELLAKWLSLPEAQHVPLCQHMLGFAMKSVTQTAMGSSFEDDREVIRFRRHHDAIWLEIGKGFLDGSLDKNTTRKKLYEDALKEMESTLRKVTKERRGRSFNRHVFIDTLLQGSLSDQQILEDTMIFSLAGCTITANLCTWAVYFLATSEDVQQNLYKEVDRVLGKGPITHEKIEQLRYCRQVLCETVRTAKLTPIAAQLQELEGRVDQHTIPKETLVLYALGVMLQDSSSWQLPYKFDPERFNEESAMKNLSLLGFSGSQECPELRFAYMVATVLLTVLVRKLYLHPVKGQVMETKYELVTTPKEEAWITVSKRS, via the exons ATGCTGGACTTCGCCATCTTCGCCGTCACCTTCCTGCTCGTCCTGGTGGGCGCCGTGCTCTACCTCTACCCG GCATCTAGGCAAGCATCGGGTATCCCCGGGCTAGCTCCGACTGACGAGAA GGACGGCAATCTGCCAGATATCGTTGCTAGCAGAAGTCTGCACGAGTTCCTGGTGAACCTTCATGAGAAATATGGCCCAGTGGTCTCTTTCTGGTTTGGAAGGCGCCTTGTTGTCAGCATTGGCTCCATTGATCTCCTGAAACAACACATCAACCCCAACCGGATAT CGAATCCGTTTGAGGCAATATTGAAATCCTTCCTGAGGTACCAGCCCAGCCTGAACGGGGATACAGGAGAGAGCCACCTGAGGAGAAAGCTGTATGAAAATGCTGTGACCAAGTCCCTTCAAAGCAACTTAGCTCTCATCCAGAAG TTGTCAGAAGAGTTGCTAGCCAAATGGCTCTCCCTGCCTGAGGCACAACACGTGCCACTTTGCCAGCACATGCTGGGCTTTGCCATGAAGTCTGTTACACAGACAGCTATGGGCAGCAGCTTTGAAGATGACCGGGAAGTCATCCGATTCCGCAGACACCATGATGCA ATCTGGTTGGAGATTGGGAAAGGTTTCTTGGATGGGTCCCTTGACAAAAACACAACTAGGAAGAAGCTGTATGAAGATG CTCTGAAGGAGATGGAATCTACCTTAAGGAAAGTCACAAAGGAACGCCGAGGCAGATCATTCAACAGGCACGTCTTTATAGACACTTTGCTGCAGGGGAGCCTGAGTGACCAGCAG ATTCTGGAAGATACAATGATTTTCTCCTTGGCAGGATGCACAATTACTGCTAACT TGTGCACCTGGGCAGTCTATTTCCTAGCAACCTCTGAAGATGTCCAGCAGAATCTCTACAAGGAAGTGGACCGTGTTCTGGGGAAGGGACCAATTACTCATGAGAAAATTGAGCAGCTCAG ATACTGTCGGCAAGTCCTCTGTGAGACAGTGCGAACAGCAAAGCTTACTCCCAttgctgcacagctgcaggagctggagggcagAGTTGACCAACACACTATCCCCAAAGAG acaCTTGTACTTTATGCTCTTGGTGTGATGCTGCAGGACAGTTCATCTTGGCAGTTACCATACAA ATTTGACCCAGAGAGATTCAATGAAGAATCAGCGATGAAAAACCTTTCCTTGTTGGGTTTTTCAGGAAGCCAGGAGTGCCCAGAGTTGAG GTTTGCCTACATGGTGGCTACAGTTCTGCTCACCGTCCTAGTAAGGAAACTATACCTTCACCCAGTGAAAGGCCAAGTCATGGAGACCAAATATGAGCTGGTAACCACACCGAAGGAGGAAGCCTGGATTACGGTTTCTAAGAGAAGCTAA